The window GGAACGTGATTACTTCAGTCCGAACCCGGTGTGGGAGATATCTACTTCCGTCGCCGTTTCCGTATGTTACGCgcgctatttttgcatatcgcaAATACATTGGCGGGGCGGGGAAGAGTACTTCAAAGAAGGGTTCGACGCGCTGTTGGCCATCTTAGCCACACGACGATCCGTAAATGTAATCGCGGCGATCCGTCACTTTGCTACTGGGTCAAACGGCGGATTCGTTAGGCACGCATACCTGCACGTTGGAGAATCCACCGGGagactttgtttgttgaacttcGCAAAGGCGTCCGGGCAGCCTTCATGACGAATTTACGAAAACCCAACCACCGCATGATTGTCATTTACTCGCTCCAACTTCACTAACAAGTGCGGATTCCCCAGGATGCTTGGGAGATTAGACTGCATGTCACtggcaatggaagaattgccccCGTGGCGTTGAGGGGGTCATATACGAGCGACCACAAAGGCACCCACCCCACCGTTATACTCGAGGCCGTTGccgactaccggctatggatttggcatgcgtatttcggggtccccggctcgaacaacgacgtcaacgtgctcaacaactccgacctcttcgctgaagttctgaatggtaaagcgccggccatcaacttcatcactaacaatcgccagtataaaatgggtactatcttgccgaccgcatctatccgaagtggccaaccttcgtgaagacgttcaacagGCCTGCGGACGAAAAGCAGtctctttttgcgcagaagcaagaggctgctcgcaaggatgtggagagagcgttCGAGAGTTCTCCAAGCTCGATtcaacattatcaaagccccgGCTCGATAGTGGTTTATGGagaatatggtcgacatcatgtatacgtgcataatcttgcacaacatgattatcgccgacgaaggacccgaggcgggaaattggttcgacccgaaaccccgggaagctcaaccgcaagtagtccgcctcgaacgggagtgcatccgtctttgcaagagtggttgtctattcgggcaaggacacgtgattctaccgcccacgcccaactccaggaggatctaatggagcacatttgggcaaaatttggcaaccgtTATCACatgatcgtcactagagaactccttcttctgcttctttgcctccatttttttttatttgagtttaagtgtgcaatttgtaatttctagttttttaattatgtcttttttattttttaggtatttaaattgtaattttattttatttaatgaagtgtgttttttattaattgaatttgttggaattaaaaataaaaaatgaaattgaatgaatagttaagagatgattaagagatggagggatgcggagtgttgtctcttagttaagagatgagccgAAAAGTACAGtctggggcccatgaatagttaagagatgagacggttaagagacggataagagagcAACGGCGTTATGGATGGCCCGAATGGTGGAAAATGGGAATACAGGAAAGATGAAGGGTGGAAAATGGGAATATGGCAAAACAGTATAAGACATTCCTCAATCTCATAATTGATGACACACTTGGAAAAttacacaagattttaggagatgttgttttgtaagttgaggtggagagagaaaatagtggagtatatttatattaatgtgagaaggagctttttctaaaaaggaaatgtgacatcttttgtgggtcaaactaaaaagaaaaagtgtaaCATCTATTATGGAGCGGAGAGAGTATATGCTTTAGGATTGGTGCCCCTGTGCACAGCGGAAgtcatgcataaacaaataaatcatgcatacagatctatttgactgattaagggatcaattaaccacatgttaaacacaaaaattgcatgctagaacacatataattcatgCAAACAAGGAATaagaaccctaattcatgatattctacggtttagaattaccgatctgattctccaaagaatcgattGCTTGCACCTTCTCCACCTGAAGATCTTCGTACTCAACCAGGAATCCtctaatctgtatcccgaACTCAGAATCTGACATTTGGGTGGTcaaagcttgtcagaatcTAAAGTACTCGACTAAATAGAAGATAGAACTTCAGTTCTGGATAACTGAAAATGTCGCTCCAATCTTGGGGAGAGAGGGGAACgaatttaatcattaaaattgattaaaatccTCTTTTCTAGTCTCTTTTTATATAGAGTTATAATGGGCCagattagggatccatggaggttggacttttaggccaaacctgttggacttttactaattaaattgagccacaatttaatacaagtccaaatagaatattattatcatccactatagtataataatattgattgcccatccaatcccaaattacgagtaatccgggctttacctctttaatttattatttctcatgtttaagatataaatatccattaattaattttaagtctgtctatttgactttaattaattaatatctttttccaagagttgtctagttcaaaatttttatttattattctggaataaattcaaatgaataatctaaataataaaacttttttcgaacacctcttgaggatattatcaaactggactcaATTAAAGACatgattcattgcaataacaatactagcacctctagacattgattaccactacccaagatatcaggattcttggattaCGAAAAATCcacaccatttgataaatcaaagtagtgcataatcaatatcgtatgttcaatgttatgtcaacaatgattaagaaataacaatcaccgagacctcgtctttcagtaaattAAATGGAATACGATATTTAGATTAGATCTACATAATAATGTGCTTGGCATTTTGTCCAAAGGTAAGAAATTAGAGACTTATCAAAAAGAAGGTTTTCAATAGATTGGATGCCCTTTAGAAAACATTATTGGAGATTTTCTAAAGATAAAGTGACGAAAGAGAAAAGACAccataaaaagtgaaaaaccAATCCAACTTTTCACTTGAATTATTGAATCAAGATAAGGTAGTATGGGTTCCCACAACGTGGATTAcagaaatcaaatttcattatcaCATTGTAAGTGTGTGTGGATCTATGCATTGCTAATTTACTGATCAAAgcaagaagagagaaaagagagaaaaagtagaatgGCAGATGCTGTTGCGAATGTGTCTCTGGAAATCCTTCGTGATTTGCTGGTTGAAGAAACTAAGTTTCTGCTTAGTGTTGGCGGTGATGTTGAGAAAGTCAAAGCTGATCTGAGAAGCATCCATGCCTTGTTGATGAAAGCTGACAGAGATAGACGTGATTCTCCAACTCTAAACTCCTTAACCTTGATTCGATTCCTACGTGTAGTTGCGGGAACGGCTGCCCGACGATCAAACACGACAAGAACTAGGgtttgttgaagaagaagtaaCTTGcgtgaaaatattttattccgtaaagagtgaaataaaatacacgCCTATTTATATCTaggaccctagggttgatTCGACCTACGATccgggaaagaatcaacaaagaaaacccggaaAGGAGCTTATAATCCGCTCGAtgctaaaataattaaaataacaataaaaaggTCTCAAATTAGTACTGCCacgaaatataaaataactaactaaaataatattaaactCTCCACTTCAATGCTTGGCAAAATCGCCAAAGTGATCCGGTTGACGTCTCCGACGGCGTGACCGGCCCTTGGCGATTGATCTCTCTGGCTCCTTGCCGCTTCTCTCCCTCGTATCAACGGCACTTTCTTCCACAAACGGCTCCTGGCCAGTTTCCTTTAGGCGAGTTGACGGTTGAGACGCAATTCTCCAACTCTAAAGCTTTACATTTCCCAACTCAAAGATCTTGCTTTCAAAGCTGAGAATCTGCTTGAAACGTATGCGGTCGAAGTTGAATCCAAAAGGGAAGAAGGGCGGAGGAGCCTCAAGGATAAATTCAAAAGGTACATTTGCATCATGTGTGAGTGCAGCAGTGTCCACGAGGTTGGGAATGAGGCTCGCGACATAATATCTGCCCTGGCCGACCTCACTAAAAAGTTAGAGTCAGAGTTGGATCATCAAGGCTCATCATCTCATTCCAACCAGGAAGCTGAGCGTCTGTTGAGACAGACGTATGGTCATGAGGTTGAGCATGATTTTGTGGGCATGGAGAAAGACATCCAGCTTTTGGTCTCCAAGGTGAAGGACGAAACCAGAAGAAAACGAGTAGTGAAGATATATGGGATGGGTGGTCTCGGAAAAACTACTCTCGCCAGAAAGGTTTACAACCACACAGACCTCCAATCTTATGCCCGAGCATGGGTTTGTATCACCCAACAATTCGAACATAAGGCCATTTTGGGCAAGATTTTGAAACAACTTGACAAAGACATAAACGTTGGTATCTTGGATGTTGAGGATTTGGTCACAAGAATTCATAGTTTATTGGTGGAGAGGAAATGTGTGATTGTGATAGATGATATATGGGAAGATATTCATTGGGAGATCATAAAGCAAGCTTTTCCGGTGAATTGTAATGTCATTCTCACCACTCGCTCCCAGAATATTGCTATTCAAGAATCCGAACCTCACAAGCTGAGATTTCTGACCGAAGATGAAGGATGGGCTTTACTTCAAAAAGTAGCAGATTTATCTCCAGGTCAGAAGTTtaactctcttctctcttcgATGTTATAATTGTGTAATTAGAGCGTGTCATCTAAATATAGCATTACTGATTATGTTTGGCGGGTTGCATTATAGTAACATCAATTTCCAATACATAATGCAtaactatttcaattttttatattaaaattattaatacaaatacattaactttattaattgttttgttgatatacttatgtctttgtgttgatatttaaaattacatgttGTGTTGATGAAGTTATATCTTTGtgttattaatttcaatatacaaaattgaaatttttgcattaaattagttatttgaTCATAATCCTATTTTTGGCTGgtttatgttttctttgtGTTATTCTCTTAGAAATATAGAGcctttttaaatgaaatttactGTAAGTCTGTACCTAACTTTTTCGgatttttgattaattttcattttacaagATATATTTCGAAAGTGTCGTTACAGGTTGGATTAACTACAAGCATTCTGGATTTTTGGAATTAGATTTATGATTAGATTATATTTACTGAAATATTTCCGATTATGCTTAAATTCAATATGATATCCAAATACATGCCCCTATTTAATAGGAGAAAAACAATTCTATAATCAAGATAGACCAAGGTGGCAATGTAATGTGATATGAATCATTAAGTTAggaagagagataaaaataatctagAGCACtccattcattttaatttgatgaattgtACTACTCCATGTTGTAAGGCTGCCCACAACTAGAAATTGATCTAGAGCACTAGTTACTttcatttgtttcttttaagaataaattgaatatctgcatcttattttttttgtgtgtattGTGACCGTTGACACAGATATAAAATCTTTAGAAGATGTTGGAAGAGAAATTGTATCAAAGTGTCAAGGTTTACCACTATCAATTCGTGTTATTGGAGGGATTTTGCGCTCAAAAGAATACGATTTACCAGAATGGAAAAAGGTAAATGCAAACTTGGAATCATATCTAAGGCATGGAGAAGGTGTTGAAGAATATAGAAGGGTAAAACAAGTGTTGGAGTTGAGCTATGATGCCTTGCCTTATTACTTGAAGCCATGCTTCCTCTATTTAGCATGTTTTCCCGAGGATCACAATATTGATATAGAGAGATTGTATCTATTGTGGATGGCGGAAGGCTTCATTTCATACCAAGATAAAGGACCTAACGAGACTCTAAGAGATGTGGCCCAAAGATATCTAACTGAACTTGTTATGAGGTGTATGGTTCAACTCCATAAAGCTAGAGTACTACTCTCCACTTAACAAGTTCGATACATGTGGGCTTCATGATTTGATGCATGATCTCTGCTCTTCTAAAGCTGAAGCAAGAAAAGTTTCTGAAGCGCATTGATGCTTCTAAATATCTGACCGACATTCTTTCACCAACTCAAACAAGGTTAGTAATACCTCCATCCATTGGCAATTCCATAAGCAGATTAGCCATCAGTTGTGACTTCGAGCGTGAAGTGTCAGGTATAGATGGGTTAGAGGAAGTTAAAGGTCTTAGATCATTTATACTTCTCCAAAAGTCTTATGGTATGATTGACTTCAAAGAGAGTACGATTGACTTTAAGATGTCGCAATACTTGAGGATATTTGTGGTAGAAGGTTGTGAGTTTGAAGGGGAAAAGTTACCAAGCAAGGTGGGTGAACTAATTCATTTAAGATACTTGAGTTTGAGGGATTCTAATGTGAGAGAGCTACCAAAGTCTATATGCAACCTGCCATACTTGCAGACCTTAGATTTGCAAGTTCGGGATGGAATTAGATTGCCAAATGTGATTTGTAAGATGAAAAGGCTAAAGCATTTGTTTCTCCCATTTGGTGacatagaagtgattggagggGAGAAACTAAGACTAGATGGGCTACACGAGTTGGAGACATTAGAATGGATCAACAGTGAGACAACTTGCATTGCAGATATCCCCAAATTGATTAGTCTACAGAGTCTACATGTTAAAGTTTGTGATGAGGATAGCATGTCAATTGTGTTGAGCAACAAAAATAGCCAATTACGT is drawn from Salvia hispanica cultivar TCC Black 2014 chromosome 6, UniMelb_Shisp_WGS_1.0, whole genome shotgun sequence and contains these coding sequences:
- the LOC125193461 gene encoding putative late blight resistance protein homolog R1B-13, whose amino-acid sequence is MADAVANVSLEILRDLLVEETKFLLSVGGDVEKVKADLRSIHALRNSPTLKLYISQLKDLAFKAENLLETYAVEVESKREEGRRSLKDKFKRYICIMCECSSVHEVGNEARDIISALADLTKKLESELDHQGSSSHSNQEAERLLRQTYGHEVEHDFVGMEKDIQLLVSKVKDETRRKRVVKIYGMGGLGKTTLARKVYNHTDLQSYARAWVCITQQFEHKAILGKILKQLDKDINVGILDVEDLVTRIHSLLVERKCVIVIDDIWEDIHWEIIKQAFPVNCNVILTTRSQNIAIQESEPHKLRFLTEDEGWALLQKVADLSPDIKSLEDVGREIVSKCQGLPLSIRVIGGILRSKEYDLPEWKKLKQEKFLKRIDASKYLTDILSPTQTRLVIPPSIGNSISRLAISCDFEREVSGIDGLEEVKGLRSFILLQKSYGMIDFKESTIDFKMSQYLRIFVVEGCEFEGEKLPSKVGELIHLRYLSLRDSNVRELPKSICNLPYLQTLDLQVRDGIRLPNVICKMKRLKHLFLPFGDIEVIGGEKLRLDGLHELETLEWINSETTCIADIPKLISLQSLHVKVCDEDSMSIVLSNKNSQLRETRLHVKSCDLSSEKDMEVLNEGLMSPSLVTLKMVECNMSGGFPYYKQGMCQNLVTLRLYNCKGKVDVEEFGKYPMLQVLALDHFVKMAETITFRSNSFPQLKLLELYKLPDLKKWEVEKGAMPKLTSLFIAECRNLEKVPDGLRLSSSLRQIKIINMPREFSERVKEEDYGPFVEKSITGASA